TGGCGCGGAACAGCTGTGCCATGCGCTGCGGTGGAACCTGCCCGAGTTACCTGAGTTGGTCAGGCTACTGAGCACGCCGTTTCACGCATCAGGAGCGGCTTGAAGCTAAGATGTCCGGTACAGAGGGCGGGCCGAAAGATTCGGGGGCGCTCCATGGCCTCCAGGCGGAAAAGGCGCGCGTCCTGTACGCCAACGCCAGCCTGGTGCGGCTGCCCGACAACGTCAGCGACGATCAGGCCCTTCTGATCTCGGACATCTTTCCCACCGCGTATTTCGGCGCGGAACTCGCGGGGGTTCAGGACGGCAGCGTGGTGGTGGTCTTCGGCTGCGGCCCGGTGGGGCAGTTCGCCATCATCAGCGCCCGCCTGCAGGGCGCCACCCGCGTGATCGCCGTGGACCGCGTGCCCAGCCGCCTGGACATGGCCCGCAAGAACGGCGCGGAGGTGATCAATTTCGAAGAAGAGGACCCGATTCAGGCCATCCAGCGCCTGACCGGCGGGGTGGGGGCCGACTGCGTGATCGACGCCGTGGGGGTGGACGCCCAGCACGC
This DNA window, taken from Deinococcus radiopugnans ATCC 19172, encodes the following:
- a CDS encoding zinc-binding dehydrogenase, with amino-acid sequence MSGTEGGPKDSGALHGLQAEKARVLYANASLVRLPDNVSDDQALLISDIFPTAYFGAELAGVQDGSVVVVFGCGPVGQFAIISARLQGATRVIAVDRVPSRLDMARKNGAEVINFEEEDPIQAIQRLTGGVGADCVIDAVGVDAQHAHGGPAAPDANEAQKFEEQVEQVAPEAQPTKDGQWVPGDAPSQVLEWAIEAVKKAGQIGIIGVYSPSVTTYPIGKAMNKNLTVRMGNCNHRVYIPHLVDLVAAGVVDPTTVITKQETLQDAVSSYEAFDKRQPGWLKVELEPQAG